The Paenibacillus spongiae nucleotide sequence GATGACGGCCGTAACGCCGATAATGATGCCAAGCATGGTCAGCAAGGATCTCATTTTGTTGCCTAGAATGCTTTTGACGGCCATCTTAAGGGCTTGTCCGACGTTCACGCGTCTCACCGCCTTCTTCACTGATGCGTCCGTCTTGAATGCGGATGACGCGGCCAGCCTGCTGCGATATCGACAAATCATGCGTAATGAGGACAATCGTATGCCCCTGCTTGTTCAGTTGCTTCATCAACCCCATCACTTCGACGCCCGTACGCGTATCGAGCGCGCCCGTCGGTTCATCCGCGAGCAGAATCGGAGGATTGCCGGCCAGCGCTCTGGCAATCGCGACACGCTGCTGCTGGCCGCCCGATAATTCGCTCGGCTTATGATGAACCCGGTCCGCAAGCCCGACCTTGCTCAACGCTTCAATGGCCTGTTCCTTGCGGAGCCTGCCCGCTACGCCTCTGTAGATCAGCGGAAGCTCCACATTCTCATAGGCAGAGAGCTTGCTTAACAGATTAAAGCCTTGAAAGATAAAGCCGATCTTGCGATTCCGGATCTCCGCTAATTTGTTCTCCTTGAGCCGGCTCACTTCCTCGTTATCGAGCCAATAGCTTCCCGTCGTCGGCGAATCGAGGCAGCCGATGACATTCATCAGCGTCGACTTTCCCGAACCCGAAGGGCCGATAATGGCGACGAAATCGCCATGATCGATGCGGATTGATATATCGCTCAGCGCATGGACGGTCTCGCCTCCCATCTTGTACTGCTTGGACAACTGATCGATTCGGATTAACGGTTCACGATTCGCTTGTTTCGCGTCCATCTACCGTCCTCCTCCGCCTCCGGTTGGGCTGCCACCGGTTTGGCTGCCTCCGGCAGGCGGCCCGCCGGCGGTTCCTTGACGTCCGCCGCCCGTGAATCCGCCGCCCCCGCCGCCGGGAAATCCTCCTCCGCCGCCCAAGCCTCCGAGTCCGCCAAGCCCAGGCATTCCCGCCTGCTGCTGGTTCATTCCCGCGCTTGCCGCGATTGTCGGCAGAATGACCGCATCCCCTTCTTTCAATCCGGACAGCACTTCAATGTAATCTTCATTATGAATGCCGACCTCGATCTGCTGCGGCGTTCCGGAACCGAAGCGGCCGGCTCCTCTGGAGGCCGAGCCTTGATCCCTCTGCCGCTGCCATCCCGTCTGGCCGCCGCTCTGCTCGCCCGGTAGCCCGCCTCTGCCGCCTTGCTGGCCGGAAGGCTCTGCGCCCGGCTGACTGGCCGCACCTTCGCCGCCAGCACCTTCGCCGCTGGCGGCTTGGCCGCCGTTCCCGCCGCTTGGCTGCCCGCCGGTTCCGCTTCCCGTGCTGCCTGTATCGCCTGCACCCTGGGCGCTGGACGGAAGCAGGACGATATACCGGTTGCCAAGCGACTGGACGGCATCGATCGGCAGGATCAGCGTATTCTCCTTCTTCTCGATCGAGATGCTCGCCTCGGCCGACATCCCGGCCTTCACTTCCTTGGAAGCTTTGACGCTGATCGTCACATCGAAGGTGGCAACGCCGTTGCTTGCCGTTCCTTCATCCGCGATTGCCGCCACTTTCCCTTCGAAGGTCTGGCCCGTCAGCGCTTCAACCGAAATGACCGCCGATTGCCCTGCCTTGACCTTGGGGATGTCGAGCTCATCGATGCTGACGATGATTTGCAAATTGTCGTAATCCACGATTTCCGCGATTTGCGTCTGGGGCGTAAGCTCGTCGTCCGCAGCGGCGGCCAGCGATTTGACCG carries:
- a CDS encoding ABC transporter ATP-binding protein, producing MDAKQANREPLIRIDQLSKQYKMGGETVHALSDISIRIDHGDFVAIIGPSGSGKSTLMNVIGCLDSPTTGSYWLDNEEVSRLKENKLAEIRNRKIGFIFQGFNLLSKLSAYENVELPLIYRGVAGRLRKEQAIEALSKVGLADRVHHKPSELSGGQQQRVAIARALAGNPPILLADEPTGALDTRTGVEVMGLMKQLNKQGHTIVLITHDLSISQQAGRVIRIQDGRISEEGGETRERRTSP
- a CDS encoding efflux RND transporter periplasmic adaptor subunit — its product is MRKWWLLIVGVLLVAGAVYAYFYFKKDEQPAAPPVNTTQVRKGTLEVSVSGTGSIQVGDRKTVMAGKQGTIKEVKVKENSVVKKGDVLVVLEGEDTSDQIKSEEVNLEKKLLELTDLQTRYKSEIDTNSLSSLDLSMKKQKLDIEQSRTTIAKLKEKQEEITITAPIGGTVKSLAAAADDELTPQTQIAEIVDYDNLQIIVSIDELDIPKVKAGQSAVISVEALTGQTFEGKVAAIADEGTASNGVATFDVTISVKASKEVKAGMSAEASISIEKKENTLILPIDAVQSLGNRYIVLLPSSAQGAGDTGSTGSGTGGQPSGGNGGQAASGEGAGGEGAASQPGAEPSGQQGGRGGLPGEQSGGQTGWQRQRDQGSASRGAGRFGSGTPQQIEVGIHNEDYIEVLSGLKEGDAVILPTIAASAGMNQQQAGMPGLGGLGGLGGGGGFPGGGGGGFTGGGRQGTAGGPPAGGSQTGGSPTGGGGGR